The genomic window tgtggccctccagatgcccatggattacaattctcatgagcctctcCCAACTGGGTACCTCACAGTACCCTGCATCATTCATTATAAATCAGCATGACAAATGCTTaatcttcccagctgcaattCTCGCCCAGATTTTCCTACTAGCCTTAATGGATGCTACTCTTGCCTTGGCTCTCTCACCACCACCAGCAGTTTCTTCCTGCTCCGTAACCCCAAACGCACAATCCTCTGTGGAAATAACTTTTGTTGGAAGACTATATTTTAGCATCCTGCCCAATGGTCACGTCtccacaatcaccttctcttaaAGGCAGATTTCAACACAAATCAAACCGACGGTTTCTAAAAGTTCTAGGAGATATTGacatcttcaaaaaaaaaaaaagacttctcgGAGAAACCCAAGCAACTTTGATCTGCCGGTGCAATCTCCCTTCTAGGCAACCCTCCAAACTGGGAGTCGTCTCTACGGATTAAGGCACTCTGTTTGAAGTCCTCAGAATCTGTCGGCTGGCCAGCCTGGGCGGCACGTGCGGGTTCACCTCCCAGGCCGCAGGCCGCCCGCAGGAAGCCCTTTCACTTCATCCACGCGGCTCTTGTGGATCTGGAAGGCGGGGGTCACCCAGTGGCCGCAGGAACACTGCTCACCGTGCCAGTGGAAGGAGCCCAGCTTGGAGGAGCACTTGGGGCACAGAAGCTGCAAAAGAACACAACTAGATGTAAGGCAGGCCCAAAATGCTCTCCACTGGATAATTCCACCCACGGTCCCAGGACATTCAGATCAGGAACCAAAGCTGGCAGAGATTAGTTCATGGAACCTCACTGTGGAACCTGCCCTCCTCTGCCCACAACCCGCCCACCTTCAGGGCACACCTGTACTGTGACGATCACAGAACTATCTCTGTCCAGGGAACCTGCCTGGAGGAACTCTGCCCATCCTTTTCTTGTTTCCGTTCCGTACTGCCCTTTGTCTGGCTCCATTTTCTGCAGCCAGCCAGGCCCTCGCCCtctctgcactttgcttttctGCCTCTCCGGACCTCCCTACCTTCCTTCAGAAACCATACACCCTTGCCTGTTCCAATAATACCTGAGACTTCTCCACACCCCAGCAAGCCCCCCTTTCTAGAGCCTATCATCCCAGATGTGCGTTCCTCACCTCAGTACCACAGACCTCCCTACTGCCTACCACCTaggaacctagaatcatagaatcatagagttggaagggacctcatgggtcatctagtccaatcccctgcactatgcaggacactcacattccaatcgctcatctactgtaacccgccacccctttgccttcatagaatcagcctctccatcagatggctatccagcctctgtttaaaaattttgaaagatggagaacccaccacctcccgaggaagcctgttccactgagaaacggctttgactatcaggaatttcttccggatgtttagatggaatttcttttgaattaatttcatcccattggttctggtccgtccctccagggcaagagagaacaactctgctccatcctccatatggcagccttttaatacttgaagatggttacttGTTCACAAAGCCAATCCATTCTTTAGCCTCTCTGCCAGACTCAGACCGCTGATTTCATGCACATAGAGTCAATGGCATGCAGCACTTCTTGACCTGTCCTCTGAATTACCCAAGCCAAACTGCCTTGCTTCTCTTGGAGAAGCTGCCACTGCTTCTGGCCATTACATTGTGGGCAGTTGCAATGTTTCTGAACATTCCATGATATCACTGCAGCTCAGCTGAAAGCACACGTGCTCACAGATGGGCAACGGCCTCACATATATTTGGCTAATTGCCCATGTACGACATGACCACCCATGATGCCCAAAGGGTTTAGGGCAATGCTTCACTGCCGGTGCAGCGCTCTGAAGGACCTGCTCCACCAAACAGACTAAGCTGAGCCACAGGACAGCTTGCCTTCTGCCCATTGAGTCCATTCCTCATTTAGATTCAGACACGATCAAGCCTGCCACAAAGCAAGGGTTCCATCCCTCTCCTAAATGAACCTAACAGCCATGAAAGGGTAGCAGGTGAAggtgtttgttttattatttacatttctataccgcccacaTTAAACCTGCCCTCTTGGGGTGGTTTGTGACAttcttaaaatacagttaaaaagttaaaatcatCAATATGTAAACTACAGAGCTGGTTCCAGATGTTTACTGTCCTTCTCATTTAAAGGactccggaagaaattcctgacagttagagcggtttctcagtggaacaggcttccttgggaggtggtgagttctcctttggaagtttttaagcagaagctagagagccaactcacagaaatgttgattctgtgaaatcACCACTtggggatcagaaggcaaatttcttccaggatcGACTGGTTAaagattctgttttttggggggaggagggcatcatttgggcatggaatcggGGCTACagtggtgggcaggcagttgtgaatttcctgcattccgcagggggttggactggatgactctggagatccattccaactctatgattctaggagggcTTGCAAGAATGGAAAACTGAGGATGTTGCAGAAGGCTTCTGTTCATGCCCCAGCAAGTCCCCCTTTCTAGAGCCTATTGTCCCATTAATGTTcaagttatttatttgttcaaactggccttaaccataagcctggcagaagagctctgtcttgcaggccctccggaactgtgctagttctgttagggccctgatcttctctgggagttcattccaccaggaagaggccaaggcagagaaagcctttcaatatattgttattgttgttatgtgcgaagtcgtgtccgacccatcgcgaccccatggacaatgatcctccaggccttcctgtcctctaccattccccggagtccatttaagtttgcacctactgcttcagtaactccatccatccacctcattctctgtcgtccccttcttcttttgccctcgatctctcccagcattaggctcttctccagggagtccttccttctcatgaggtggccaaaatatttgagtttcatcttcaggatctggccttctaaagagcagtcagggctgatctcctctaggactgactggtttgttcgccttgcagtccaagggactcgcaagagtcttctccagcaccagagttcaaaagcctcaattctttgatgctcggccttccttatggtccaactctcgcagccatacattgcaactgggaagaccatagccttgactaaacacacttttgttggcagggtgatgtctctgctttttaggatgctgtctagatttgccatagctttcctccccaggagcaagcgtcttttaatttctttgctgcagtccccatctgcagtgatcttggagcccaggaaaataaaatctgtcactatctccatttcttccccttctatttgccaggaattgagagggccggatgccatgatctttgttttcttgatgttgagtttcaagccaactttggcactctcctccttcacccgcatcaacaggctctttagttcctcttcactttctgccattagagtggtatcatctgcatatctgaggttgttgatatttctccctgcaatcttgatcccaatttgtgactcctctaatcccgcatttctcatgatgtgctctgcatacaagttaaataggcaaggcgacagtatacagccttgccgaactcctttctcaattttgaaccagtcagtgattccatgttcagttctcactgttgcttcttgacctgcatataaatttctcaagagacaaataagatgctctggtattcccatctctttaagaacttgccacaatttgttgtgctccacacaatcaaaggctttagcatagtcaatgaagcagaagtagacgttcttctggtactccctagctttctccatgatccagcgtatgttggcaatttgatctctagttctttcaatatatacacacacataaacacacactaTCCCTTGAGTCCCCTACACACTTGCCATCCTATCCCTTGCTGTGGGCAAAGAACCGATGAAGACCACCCTCCTTTAGAGTTCAGGGCCTAAGAACTTCCCAGAGCATCATCCGACTATCTCTTACGAAAGTGGTTCTCTCACCTGTCCTTCCAGCACTCCTAGCAGAGCTGGCTCCATCCACTGTACAGGCTCGACGAAATAGGAAGTGCAAGCAGACTGACCCCTGCGTTGGAAAGAGGCGGGGTCTGAGAGTCTCTTGTGTGCAAAAGCAGCAGGCCCCTTGCCTTCGGGGTGGGTCAGAATGCTCGAGCCCTGGAAGAGCAGACGCCTACCCTCCAGGAAGAAAGCGACACAACAAAGCAGGAAGAGATCATTAGAAGCTTGTTCTTTTGCATGTGCTGATTAAAATGTGCACATACACGACACAGAACACTTGCTGCTTGGGTCAAAAAATGCAACAAAGTTAGAAGAAAAATGGGAAGATGCAGTAGAGAAGGAAGAtgacaaaagtaaaaaaaaaagagccggtttggtgtggtagttaagagcgaCTGTttcgaatctggtgagctgggttcgattccccactcttccccatgcagtcagctgggtgaccttgggctagtctaggccctgatagggctgttctcacagagctctctcagccccacctagctcagagggtgttgtggggagaggaagggaaggtgattgtaagacactttttcaggctccttctggtagagaaaagtggggtataaaaacaaacttttcttctaCTTCTGAATCTATAGAACACTTCGTCTTTTTAATATGTCACAGGATTAAAAAATTTCACCACCAGAATGCATGGTGTCAGTACAGAATGTCTACAAGTAACTTCAAAATCCTCGACTCTGTGTTGTTTCTTGCGTCCATAATGGAGCCTGATATATTCAgactggaattttttaaaagcgCATGGAAAAAATATGGAAACTTGGAACCTCTTGGCCATGATGGTTGATCTAACTGTCAATGCTGCAGTTCCTGATATGGCCCAAAAGTATTCACCAATACTAGATTAATATGAGCTTAATCTGTAGGATCAAACCaggagttttttataccctgcttttcactacccaaaggagtacaaaagcagcttacaaactttTCCTCTccttataacagacaccctgtgaggtgtgtggggCTGAAACAGCTtcaagagagctgctctgtgaaaacagcccaaggtcaaccagctggcagcatggggcagagtggggaagcaaacccggttctccagtttaAAGTCTAGtgcttttaaccagtacaccGTGCTGGAATTTCTGACCAGGCACAAAACAGGTTATGAGAGCAATTGTTGGCAACATGAATTATGTTCAGTATAATGGAATCACAACGGCTGAGATGGTAACCACCCAATATGTGGGCAAATTCCTCAGGAAGACTACGGTACCTAATTATGTACTACCTTTGAGTGTCCAAATGGCTAGAAATTCCGAATGTTTATGGTATCAGAGCAACAGGAAGGCAAGCTTTCTTAGCGGTGCCAGGAGAAcatcttgagaaaaaaaaatagtatcTGCTTATCTCAGTTACTTCCCTTCTGACCCTTGAAAATATCTTACCAGATTTGAGAATTATTTCAAAAATTATCTGTTCTCCTTGTGGCGACTGTCCAAATTTTACTTCTAATGGGGAAAAATGATGAAAAAGTGCTAATGGTTTAAAAATATTCCTCCAAAGAGGAAGTCCAGGAATATGCTGGTCACAAAACTGAGCCTCCTCATTATCAAAAAGCAACCACCAACCAAAGCAAGGAACAAATTTCAAGTTTGTGAAGCCCCATACCTGCACTTCCTGCACTTGTACAGAGTTTCGTGAACTGGAGTCTCACGTACAGTGTTTGGGTCAGCAGCAAAGACGTCCTGCGGCAGGTATTGCAGCTCTGAAAAGAGGAAGCACATCTGGATTTATTAACCCCTTGACAAGCGTCACGGTAGAATGAAAGCTCCCTGCTATGGACATCTGTGCCATGGAGAATCTGCTGCATCCAAAACAAGAGTCTTTATTTTACAGTTCACTGGATTGCAATTTCAAATAACATCTGCACCCGTATTAACCCTTTAGGGAATTAATATGCCATCTCTCCAAAGAACTGCTTGCCCTCCAGAGCAGCAGCTGATTACAAGAATGACTGCAAgcaacagctagctagatagttaggtctctctctctctctctctctctctctctctctctctctctctctctctctctctctctctctctctctctctctctctctctctctctctctctctctgtacatgGCCTTGAGAGAACAGCCTTCAGAATTCGCAACACGTAGTCCCACACACAACAGGATCCACCCTCTCATGCTGTTAACTGGCAGCAGTTCATATAATCTTGGGAAGAAATGTCTAGTAATATTTGTAGAATGCATGCATCACTTACATGAGCCATTTATACATGAGCCACCATGGTGTAAGTCTCAGACTATGACCAAAATGTgtctctccagacgtccatggactacaattctcctgaTCACCTGCcagccgggaattgtagtccatggacatctggtgacacacagtttggccacccctggactatggtctgggagacccaggtttggatGCCATGAGAACTCAGTGAGTGATTTTGGGGCCAGtccactgtctctcagcctaatctacttcacagggttggttGTCACCGTAAGGATAAACTGCAGGGGAGGACAATGTGAGCTGCTCTACAGGAAAAGCGGAGTACACATATCCAAATAAATAATGACATTCATACTTAGTTAATGAACAGCCTGCATTATCAAGTATTTTTAATGCTGATTTCAGTCAAACTCATAACTGACAGAACAATGCAAAAATAACAGTTCAGGTGATTTAGTCTATCTACTTGTggtccacaacaaaaaggagaaaatatcctgacacaagtcaagaacacccccccaaaaaagggtcaaaataaggaaaatgtgcctcttagggtaaaatgtgttgtaaaattgaatattaacatttattaaaattaaaaacccacgGCTTAAAATTTCAACTCAGCATACTTAGGAGAAAAACTGGCTCCTAAAGGAcacttaatgagcctcttgtggcgcagagtggtaaggcagccgtctgacagctctgcccatgaggctgggagttcaatcccagcagctggctcaaggttgactcagccttccatccttgagaggttgttaaaatgagtacccagcttgctggggggtaaacggtaatgactggggaaggcactggcaaaccaccccgtattgagtctgccaagaaaacgctagagggcgtcaccccaagggtcagaaatgactcggtgcttgcacaggggatacctttaccttttacaggacacttactggacactggaagtgctcctctggaccagggcctgctttagaaacatgaggcctcaaagaattttatctggcctgcTGGTCGatagaatcgattaaggtccTTAGTCTCCTGCATAGTTAATATATTAGATCACTGTacgtaaaggagccaactgtatatttaacattccTGTTCCTGCATTTTATgtctgctgctttatttatttatgcctgaccgcCGATGAAGGCAGCGATGCaaaaatgcatctggtcagtAATAGCATTAGTCTTGAATGcatacttggattttaatgaggccatATTTCCAGActtggatttttaattttaataaagatTAATATTAATTTCTACAACatgttttaccctacagaggcttgagcacattttccttgttTTGATCCTACATCTGTGCGGAGCACAGCACCTTTCCCCGAATGTTCCTGTCTCTTGTCAGGCTCTGATCGGAATGTCATAACATCCCCCCAGATGTCAAATTTATTTTTGTAACTTTAAAAATCCAAGCAAATGTCCTTACATAtcccccctcctgcaaaaaaGTCTCAGTATAATTATCCAGTGACTTGCAGAAGTCATGCAGAAGACTGAAAACCTGACGGTTTCAAATGTTTCATTATGTATGGCATTTTATTGAATTGCTAGGTCAATTTAAAACATTATACACCACTCTGAGCCTTATGAGGGGGGGTGGTTAATAAAtcccataataacaacaactaggAATAGTTCTAATTCTTAggtcagggggagtcaaactgcggccttccagatgcccatggactacaattcccatgagcccctgccagcaaacgctcatgggaattgtagtccatggacatctggagggctgcagtttgacaacccctgtctTAGGTGATCTCTCCATCTTTAAGCTTCCAAGAGCTTATTTGGTGGCTCCTCTGAGGCTTTTTAAACTTAACAAGCCCTTGTTGCGTTTTATGAATTAAACATAACCTTATTTAGGCTTTTAGCACTCTTAAGTTTTTGGGCGCTTGGATATTCTTTGTTATTGTCCTTGTCCACTACGTTCTAGAGATACTTGTAAACAGCAACTTCCATCGCAAAAGCTTCAGGAAGTCGGAAAATCTTTCCTCTCACTTACCAGGGTATTTCTCTGTTACTTTCTGCAAACGATACTGTTTGTAAAGGACACTGGTTACATCCACTTCACAGCCCATTTGTTCATAGAGTTTCAGTTGCCACTCAAacccttcattcattctggaattAAGTGGAAACAAACACTTTTACTCAAGAGTGGATGCAGGCCTGGCCCTCAGGAAGGACAGAAACAAGTTTttatcagggggagggggggaagagagacacATACTTGGCTTCTGGCTGGGCGGCCTGGACTAAGGCATAGGCCTCTTCAAAAGGGAGATTATTCGCTTTCATTAAATAAGCAGTAACAACAGCAACGCTTCGGCTGACCCCGGCATGACTGAAAGACAAGGAGACAAGTGTTAGAGAGCAGTCAGATTTCTCTTCATGTTTGATTTTCTCTATGAGAGATCTGCTTTTTATAAAGGGTGGAGTTAGGGGCGAAAATCCACCAGCAGAAAGCCTTCAtgtgtggggtcccacaggaagccattcaacatctacatgtgtccccttgcccagctggtatCGAATTTTGGGCTGGCTTGATACCAATCCGCTGATGACACTCATGCTATTTCTGCTAAGGGGGTGGGCATCTGTCAACACTCCCAGAATCtctgtggtggactggctcaagagaGGTCAGCTGAAGTGAAATCCTGCTAAGACTGAGGTCCTCTGGTTGGGTCAACATGCAGGGAGTTTGGGGGAGAAGTAGTGCAACTCCTACCCTTAACAGGGTAACACCTTCAACCACAATCAGGAGCTTGGGTGAggtcctggatgcctccttatctaccacctttgccaggcacaACAACTGGTACTTTACCTCTCAGCACCAGACCTAGCCACTGTGACCCACACAAAAGTCacgtcacctccagactagacttctggaaCTCACACTATGCAAGGTTACCCTTGAAAGTATTCCAGAAATTCCAAATGGTCCAGGATACTCTGGTCTTTAatggtaaagttatcccctgtgcaagaactgggtcatgtctgacccttggggtgatgccctccagcgttttcatggcagactcaatacagggtggccttgccagtgccttccccagtcattaccattttacctcccagcaagctgggtactcattttaccgacctcggaaggatggaaggctgagtcaacctcgagtcggctgctgggatcaaactcccagccacatggacagacagcttcagacagcatttctaccgcttatcactctgcgccacaagaggctctcactcaGGTCTTTACCAGGACCCATTATACCTCTGCTTTCCCAGCTCCActgactccagattggagaccaaatcacattcaaagctctaaatcagtggttctcaacctgggagtcaggacccctttggggtcgcagcagggcaagcaggggttgcagcagggcaagaagcttggctggggtggggcaccatccacacaacagtcctgCGGGGTAGGTTGAGATAAAGCATTCttcgtctgtctggaacagcggaaaagagcgagatgggcatggtgggacaagaggtagaaatgaactgagaaacctggaaaaataccaatttatatacaatcctgaacaatggatcttcacaccatgggtcagtttcagtttaatttctgtgaaagagcacttgcataattttatggttgggagtcaccacaacatgaggaactggattacaggatcatggcattaggaagataaccactgctctaaatggtctgaggcccctcccaccatgctAAGAAGATTGTTAAGATCAAGTGGCCAAAACCTACTCGGGGTCCCTGGCCCAGGGcaaataaaactggccttgaccaaagccagagcttttttggccctgacctggaacGCTCATcacagtgagatcagggccctacagaACTTTggacagttccacggggcctacaAGACAGTTGTTCTGCCATGTCTAACAGCGATGGTCAATTTCCCTCTAGAAAGCCTCATTCCAGTTTCCAATTTAGATGTTTCCTTTTGCAAGCTTCCAGCGAGACTCCAGAAAGCAGCAGGAGGGCATCCCCCACAAGGAACAAATCCAAAACTATGTCCATGCACAAAcctagaattgccaacctccaggcagggcctggaaacTCACTaaaaatcacaactgatctccagactataggagGTCCGTTTCCAATGAGGAAAATGTCAGCTTTGGGGACTGTACCGTGAAGGGGCGGCCACGCtgcggctctccagctgtccatggactacaattcccatgagcccctcccagcagcatgctgggaggggctcatgggaattgtagtccacggacagctggagagccgcaGCGTGGccgcccctgcctgcctgcctggct from Paroedura picta isolate Pp20150507F chromosome 7, Ppicta_v3.0, whole genome shotgun sequence includes these protein-coding regions:
- the DUSP12 gene encoding dual specificity protein phosphatase 12; translated protein: MVPVLPGLFLGCGEEAAAGVVTALLSVDSEPPAVGEGGPGAALHVPLLDAPQSDLLSHLDTCAAFIGRAREGDGAVLVRCHAGVSRSVAVVTAYLMKANNLPFEEAYALVQAAQPEAKMNEGFEWQLKLYEQMGCEVDVTSVLYKQYRLQKVTEKYPELQYLPQDVFAADPNTVRETPVHETLYKCRKCRRLLFQGSSILTHPEGKGPAAFAHKRLSDPASFQRRGQSACTSYFVEPVQWMEPALLGVLEGQLLCPKCSSKLGSFHWHGEQCSCGHWVTPAFQIHKSRVDEVKGLPAGGLRPGR